In one Enterobacteriaceae endosymbiont of Donacia sparganii genomic region, the following are encoded:
- a CDS encoding NAD(P)(+) transhydrogenase (Re/Si-specific) subunit beta, with protein sequence MFDRSLIFIYTISAILFILSIASLSKKETSQRGNLLAINGMLIAIIITILKSPINNIGYVLGAIFFGAIIGISISKRIDMTKMPQLIAILHSFVGLTAILVGFNNYLLLIYNKNIIQQNMNIQLIEIFISIFIGSITLIGSIIAFNKLSGIIKSKNLDIKYKNQIHICTLLISFILMMIFLKTHNVKLQIIVLGFIFLISLMFGFHLIINIGGADMPVVISMLNSYSGWAAASSGFMLTNDLLIITGALVGSSGAILSYLMCKGMNRSFFNIILGGKKKNIIQNKNSILNEDIQNYKEISIENTVEILKNSNNIIIVPGYGLAVSQAQYPLSEIVKKLSLLNINIRFAIHPVAGRLPGHMNVLLAEANISYDMVLEMDEINKDFINTDTVLVIGANDTVNPSAQDDMNSPISGMPVLEVWKANNIIILKRSMNQGYSGINNPLFYKDNSYMLFGDAKDIINKILKII encoded by the coding sequence ATGTTTGATAGGTCATTAATATTTATATATACTATATCTGCAATATTATTTATATTAAGTATAGCTAGTCTTTCAAAAAAAGAAACTTCTCAAAGAGGTAATTTACTTGCTATTAATGGTATGCTTATTGCTATTATTATAACTATATTAAAATCACCAATAAATAATATTGGTTATGTATTAGGAGCTATTTTTTTCGGTGCAATTATAGGAATTAGTATTTCTAAAAGAATTGATATGACTAAAATGCCTCAATTAATTGCAATACTACATAGTTTTGTTGGATTAACTGCAATCCTTGTAGGATTTAATAATTATTTATTATTAATATATAATAAAAATATTATTCAGCAAAATATGAATATTCAATTAATAGAAATATTTATTAGTATTTTTATTGGTTCTATAACTTTAATAGGTTCTATTATAGCTTTTAATAAATTATCTGGAATTATTAAATCTAAAAATTTAGATATTAAATATAAAAATCAAATACACATTTGTACATTATTAATATCATTTATATTAATGATGATTTTTTTAAAAACACATAATGTAAAATTACAAATTATAGTATTAGGATTTATATTTTTAATTTCATTAATGTTTGGTTTTCATTTAATAATTAATATTGGTGGAGCAGATATGCCTGTAGTAATATCAATGTTAAATTCTTATTCAGGATGGGCTGCTGCATCTTCAGGATTTATGTTAACTAATGATTTATTAATTATAACTGGAGCTTTAGTAGGTTCTTCAGGTGCTATACTTTCATATTTAATGTGTAAAGGTATGAATAGATCTTTTTTCAATATTATTCTTGGTGGGAAAAAAAAAAATATTATTCAAAATAAAAATTCTATTCTAAATGAAGATATACAAAATTATAAAGAAATATCTATTGAAAATACAGTAGAAATATTAAAAAATTCTAATAATATTATTATCGTTCCTGGATATGGATTAGCTGTATCTCAAGCACAATATCCACTTTCTGAAATAGTAAAAAAATTAAGTTTATTAAATATTAATATAAGATTTGCTATTCATCCTGTAGCAGGACGTTTACCTGGACATATGAATGTTTTATTAGCTGAAGCTAATATATCATATGATATGGTATTAGAAATGGATGAAATTAATAAAGATTTTATAAATACTGATACAGTATTAGTAATAGGTGCTAATGATACAGTTAATCCATCTGCACAAGATGATATGAATAGTCCAATATCAGGAATGCCTGTTTTAGAAGTATGGAAAGCTAATAATATTATTATTCTTAAAAGAAGTATGAATCAGGGATATTCAGGAATTAATAATCCTTTATTTTATAAAGATAATAGTTATATGTTATTTGGTGATGCTAAAGATATAATAAATAAAATTCTAAAAATAATTTAA